The following proteins are co-located in the Vigna angularis cultivar LongXiaoDou No.4 chromosome 2, ASM1680809v1, whole genome shotgun sequence genome:
- the LOC108321333 gene encoding thioredoxin H9, with protein MGNCVANKSQAKDSDSDHDVEFAAGNVKLITTKEAWDQYLEEARRDGKIVIANFSATWCGPCKVIAPYYCELSEKYTSMMFLLVDVDELTEFSTSWDIKATPTFFFLKDGQQVDKLVGANKPELQKKIVAINDSLPECKQ; from the exons ATGGGGAATTGTGTGGCTAATAAG TCTCAAGCTAAGGATAGTGATTCTGATCATGATGTGGAGTTTGCTGCTGGCAATGTGAAACTTATTACCACCAAAGAAGCTTGGGACCAATATTTGGAAGAAGCTAGGAGGGATGGCAAAATT GTGATTGCGAATTTCAGTGCAACATGGTGTGGTCCTTGTAAGGTGATTGCGCCATATTACTGCGAGTTATCTGAGAAATACACATCCATGATGTTCTTGCTAGTAGATGTGGATGAACTAACT GAGTTCAGCACTTCATGGGACATCAAAGCCACACcaactttcttctttcttaaagaTGGACAACAAGTTGACAAACTTGTAGGAGCCAACAAGCCAGAGCTGCAGAAGAAGATTGTTGCCATCAATGATTCACTTCCCGAATGCAAGCAGTGA